A window from Primulina eburnea isolate SZY01 chromosome 2, ASM2296580v1, whole genome shotgun sequence encodes these proteins:
- the LOC140824701 gene encoding histone H2B.3-like: MGAKGEKKPAEKKPVEEKKTADKVPAAEKKPKAGKKLPKDAALAAAGDKKKKKAKRGVETYKMYIFKVLKQVHPDIGISSKAMGIMNSFINDIFEKLAQESARLARYNKKPTITSREIQTSVRLVLPGELAKHAVSEGTKAVTKFTSS, from the coding sequence ATGGGAGCCAAAGGTGAGAAAAAGCCAGCGGAGAAGAAGCCCGTGGAGGAGAAGAAGACCGCCGACAAAGTCCCAGCCGCCGAGAAGAAGCCCAAGGCCGGAAAGAAACTCCCCAAAGACGCCGCCTTGGCCGCCGCCGGGgacaagaagaagaagaaggcgAAAAGAGGTGTGGAGACTTATAAGATGTATATTTTCAAGGTCCTGAAGCAAGTtcatccagacatcgggatttCCAGCAAAGCAATGGGGATCATGAACAGCTTCATCAACGACATCTTCGAGAAGCTTGCTCAGGAATCGGCCCGATTGGCGAGGTACAACAAGAAGCCCACTATTACTTCGAGGGAGATTCAGACTTCTGTGAGATTGGTCCTGCCCGGTGAGCTCGCGAAGCATGCTGTTTCTGAGGGAACCAAAGCTGTGACCAAGTTCACTAGTTCTTGA
- the LOC140824303 gene encoding uncharacterized protein — translation MWPYQPDMLEYPGTKFGSQNRRFQKKWFQKFYWLEYSPSTNKTYCFYCFLFLNDVNSSNISALVNEEFDNWKRVNQRKTCVFLVHIGSAASSPHTMKKRKIVYSLSTSIIAVRWLALQGFAFRGNDESLSSSNRGNFLELVKAFAKMYTEIDEVVLENAPKNAQYIAPEIQKEILHIMTNKVR, via the exons ATGTGGCCTTATCAACCAGATATGTTGGAGTATCCAGGTACAAAATTTGGAAGCCAGAATCGTCGTTTTCAGAAAAAATGGTTTCAGAAATTTTATTGGTTGGAGTATTCGCCTTCAACAAATAAGACATACTGTttctattgttttcttttcctgAATGATGTTAATTCATCTAATATCTCGGCGTTGGTCAATGAAGAATTTGACAATTGGAAAAGGGTAAACCAAAGAAAAACTTGTGTTTTTCTTGTCCATATTGGTTCTGCAGCTTCTTCTCCTCATACTAT gaaaaagagaaaaatcgTCTACAGTTTGAGCACCTCAATTATAGCTGTTCGTTGGCTAGCACTTCAAGGTTTTGCGTTTAGAGGCAACGATGAATCTCTATCTTCATCTAATCGtggaaattttcttgaattggtGAAGGCTTTTGCAAAAATGTATACAGAAATTGATGAAGTTGTGCTTGAGAATGCTCCAAAAAATGCCCAATATATCGCTCCAGAAATTCAGAAAGAGATTTTACATATTATGACCAATAAAGTACGGTAG
- the LOC140824304 gene encoding uncharacterized protein has product MVREEVGDKYFCILVDEARDISKREQMTIILRFANIHEILTEKFFAIKSVSDTTSMHLKNEISNVLVHHDLHIKKIRGQGYDGANHMRGAWKGLQALFLKDCPYAYYVHCFKHRLQLKMVSAAKNVSVIWKFFSHLDNIVNIVTSSTKHIAELHTAQINEIEYMLSIGERDSGSGANQIGNLQRAGAIRWSSHYDSVKSIDRYILQLAKFLKFLVIILQMEELRLKFGGFTETWQALNLCLFCT; this is encoded by the coding sequence ATGGTTCGTGAAGAAGTTGGAGATAAATACTTCTGTATCCTTGTTGATGAAGCCCGAGATATATCTAAACGAGAGCAAATGACCATTATATTGAGGTTTGCGAACATtcatgagattttgacagaaaaATTTTTTGCCATCAAAAGTGTTAGTGACACTACCTCAATGCATTTGAAAAATGAGATATCAAATGTTCTTGTTCATCATGATCTCCATATTAAGAAAATCAGAGGCCAAGGATATGATGGTGCTAACCATATGCGTGGAGCGTGGAAAGGACTTCAAGcattatttctcaaagattgtcCCTATGCATACTATGTCCACTGTTTTAAACATCGTTTACAACTGAAAATGGTTTCTGCAGCTAAGAATGTTAGTGTTATTTGGAAATTCTTTTCTCATTTGGACAATATTGTTAATATTGTCACTTCTTCTACTAAGCACATTGCTGAATTACATACTGCACAAATAAATGAAATTGAGTATATGTTGTCAATTGGAGAACGTGATTCTGGAAGTGGCGCAAACCAGATTGGTAATTTGCAACGAGCAGGAGCTATTCGTTGGAGTTCTCACTATGATTCGGTAAAAAGCATTGATAGGTATATACTGCAACTTGCAAAGTTTTTGAAGTTCTTGGTGATCATTCTCCAAATGGAAGAGTTAAGGCTGAAGTTCGGGGGATTTACAGAAACATGGCAAGCTTTGAATTTGTGTTTATTTTGCACTTAa
- the LOC140824305 gene encoding uncharacterized protein yields MRQRRWIELLKDYDLTISYHPGKANRVADALSQKSGNKITLASLSAQPCLQETVKLNQDRDSELKKLKGQVESGKSQDLQIDDRGVMWMKRWLCVPDSDDLCQEILSEADKSKFSVHPGSIKM; encoded by the coding sequence ATGAGGCAAAGGCGATGGATCGAACTGCTAAAGGATTACGAcctgactatcagttatcatcCGGGTAAAGCAAACAGGGTGGCCGATGCCTTGAGTCAGAAAAGTGGAAACAAGATCACCCTAGCTTCACTCTCCGCTCAGCCATGCCTGCAAGAGACCGTCAAGTTAAACCAGGATCGAGACTCTGAACTAAAGAAACTTAAAGGACAAGTTGAAAGCGGGAAGTCTCAAGATCTACAAATTGATGACAGAGGAGTCATGTGGATGAAAAGGTGGCTGTGTGTACCAGACAGCGATGACCTTTGCCAAGAAATACTGTCAGAAGCAGACAAGTCTAAATTTTCAGTCCATCCGGGGAGTATAAAAATGTAA
- the LOC140824306 gene encoding uncharacterized protein yields MKGVVRFSKAGKLNPRYVGPFEILEKMGTLAYRLALPPNMSRIHNVFHVSQLRKYISNPSHVLEAEPLMIESNLGEELKYEEVPIRMVGTKDQVLKRRIIPYVKVQWSNHTEREATWELEEKMRDQYPYLFIDQANPRSEDKTSLKEGGM; encoded by the coding sequence ATGAAAGGAGTTGTCCGATTCAGTAAAGCCGGGAAGCTAAACCCTCGTTATGTGGGACCCTTTGAGATTTTGGAAAAGATGGGCACACTAGCTTACAGATTAGCACTGCCACCAAACATGTCTAGAATTCACAACGTTTTCCACGTGTCCCAACTACGGAAATACATCTCGAACCCAAGCCACGTGTTGGAAGCAGAACCGCTCATGATCGAAAGTAACTTGGGAGAAGAGCTGAAGTACGAAGAAGTTCCCATTAGAATGGTGGGCACCAAGGACCAAGTACTAAAGCGACGTATCATTCCCTACGTCAAGGTACAGTGGTCTAACCACACGGAaagagaagccacgtgggagctagaagaaaagatgaggGACCAGTACCCGTACCTTTTCATAGACCAAGCCAACCCAAGGTCCGAGGACAAAACTTCTcttaaggagggagggatgtaa